In the genome of Bacteroidales bacterium, the window AGGTTCTGCCACAGTATATTCAATAGTGGTAGAAAGGTTGAAAGGGTTGGGGTAGTTCTGTTGTAAGGTAAAATCATCCGGGGTGGGGGCTGTTGTTTCATCTTCCACTTCTGCCAAATACCCATGCAGCCATTCTTCTAATTTTGTATAGCCGCTTGGTTGTATTTCATGTGGGTTTGTCGGGATTGTGAGGATGCGTGTGTTTTCTGCGAGATCAGGCCAACCTCCGACATCATCCTGGCTTACGATAATCTCCCCTGTGCCGTTGAGAACATCATTGATCACACGTATATCAACCGGATCGCGATCCAAGGGTCGTGCACCAGCGTTGGAAAGCACCCATTCTTCAACCTCGTCAGCCGGTCTTAGTGTCAATCCGGGTACTGTGATAGGGGGAACGCTCGCCCTGCACACTTCAGGCACA includes:
- a CDS encoding T9SS type A sorting domain-containing protein, with protein sequence MLSNAGARPLDRDPVDIRVINDVLNGTGEIIVSQDDVGGWPDLAENTRILTIPTNPHEIQPSGYTKLEEWLHGYLAEVEDETTAPTPDDFTLQQNYPNPFNLSTTIEYTVAEPCDIQIKIYNLFGREVHVLVNEYKPAGKFRVTWDGKNAKGNELANGIYFYKLITDKESFSKKMLYIQSK